The Stratiformator vulcanicus genome has a segment encoding these proteins:
- a CDS encoding putative molybdenum carrier protein gives MQISSLTIISGGQTGVDRAALDVALELRLACRGWCPRGRRAEDGVLGERYPLTETESPDYAVRTKLNVRDSDGTLILFRGVVSGGTFLTAKFAMERHKPVRLVDLSAPPPAGQVAGWVKANRIAALNIAGPRESTHPGIAAEAATYLRLLFGMLGDE, from the coding sequence ATGCAAATCTCCTCCCTCACCATCATCTCCGGCGGGCAGACCGGGGTCGATCGGGCGGCACTTGATGTCGCCCTCGAGTTGCGGCTTGCCTGTCGGGGTTGGTGTCCGCGCGGGCGACGGGCGGAGGATGGTGTCCTCGGTGAGCGGTATCCGCTGACGGAGACTGAATCGCCCGACTATGCGGTGCGGACGAAGCTCAACGTGCGGGACTCTGACGGGACGCTGATTCTGTTTCGCGGGGTTGTCTCGGGCGGTACCTTTCTGACGGCGAAGTTCGCGATGGAACGGCACAAGCCGGTGCGGCTCGTCGATCTTTCGGCCCCGCCGCCGGCCGGTCAGGTTGCCGGGTGGGTAAAAGCTAATAGAATCGCGGCTCTGAATATCGCCGGTCCCCGCGAGAGCACGCACCCGGGTATTGCGGCGGAGGCGGCGACGTATCTGCGATTGCTGTTCGGAATGCTCGGCGACGAGTAG